ATGTTTAGCGGTCGTTGGGATGTGTGATCCTCGTCCTTTGGTGTGGATTCGTGCTGGTTTTTACTATCACCCCTGAATCTACTAGATTCTCCCTTTTTCACAAACTTTTGCAATTTCCCTTTCCGTATTAGTTCCTCTATCTGCTCCTTTAGGTCTCTACAATCCTCGATGTAATGGCCATTATCCTTGTGGAACCGGCAATACTTCTTTTTGTCGCGCACGTGGGGTGACGAATGTAGTGGTCTTGGCCATTTGAGGTAGTACTCATCCTTAATCTGagccaaaattttgtcaataggCATAACTAAAGGAGTGAATTTTGCTGTTCGAGGAGTTCTTTCGTCCTTACTTTTACTCCCGTATCTGGATTGACGATCTTGTCGCTCCCTTTTTCTTCCTCTGTGATCGTCCTCCTTTATTCCTTTGTCACTGACTTTTTCCACGTCCCTTATTGCGATCAATGCATCTTTagcgttcatgtacttctgcGCCTTCTGGAGCATTTTTGCCATCGTCTTAGGAGGATTCTTTACAAGTGACACCACGAACTCTCTGGACTACAATCTAGCTTTAAAGGTAGTCAACTGCACATTGTCATCAGCTTCATCTACTGCCAAGGTCTCGTGGGTGAAGCGCTTCACGTAAGACCTCAGGGTCTCTTTCTCTCCCTGTTTGATGGTGAGCAAATGGTCTGCTGGCCTCTTTGGACGTTGCTCCCCTACGAAGTGGCGTAGGAAGGAACTGCTCAACTGGTCAAAGTTGTCAATGGACGAGGCAGGTAGCTTCGTGAACCATTCCCTCACAGCCCTTTTAAGAGTAGTAGGGAAAGAGCGACATTATCTCGTCGGGGGGTTGTTGAAGACCCAACGTAGTCTTGAAAGTGTTGAGATGGTCCAAGGGATCCTTAAGCCCATCAAACTATTCGA
This portion of the Castanea sativa cultivar Marrone di Chiusa Pesio chromosome 7, ASM4071231v1 genome encodes:
- the LOC142644219 gene encoding uncharacterized protein LOC142644219 gives rise to the protein MAKMLQKAQKYMNAKDALIAIRDVEKVSDKGIKEDDHRGRKRERQDRQSRYGSKSKDERTPRTAKFTPLVMPIDKILAQIKDEYYLKWPRPLHSSPHVRDKKKYCRFHKDNGHYIEDCRDLKEQIEELIRKGKLQKFVKKGESSRFRGDSKNQHESTPKDEDHTSQRPLNMIGEIKTITRGPSTGDSFRSLKKAYQRQVNSVHRIPPFKQRQMDQDMFFSEDDAMGVKQPHDDPLVIMLTIEVFNTRRILVDNGSSADIIYLSAFQQLKLNPEWLRPFDSPLSGDRVYPKGRPTLNRWRAATSIYCLKVKFLTENAVGEVKGDQVLARGCASCKRKSYMDD